A single genomic interval of Rhododendron vialii isolate Sample 1 chromosome 3a, ASM3025357v1 harbors:
- the LOC131321220 gene encoding uncharacterized protein LOC131321220: protein MSKKKSIQIEKDTKEKVVIVLRTPVDALVRHLKPLYIMVHINGQPINKVLIDNGAIVNILPSKMMKILNKNESDLIPTEVTVGNFAGGCSPAKGINKEVDGMEIFWADKHPFKADTNNVEAGLYDEDLWPIKFDGSEVKSIGVSLTESQFLKYITYGFKEISGDFVRPNMILRFSGSKSKKLEADEPISCNWADCVVDDSPLTFKELTMEDLEAAPAKLDDYKAEVKDPLEDFNVGTEENPRILHICAALPDEMKDCLKYLLFEFKDCFAWDYPDMPGLNRSLVEHKIPIKEDFVPYQQIPRQMTPEVQKEVKKEIERLFKAKFIRPVKYVEWISNIVPVIKKNGKIFIAEEDTHKTAFRCPGYIGLFEWIVMAFGLKNAGATYRRTMNVIFHDLIGRFMEVYIDDIVVKSHTFDEHVDYLRQVLMRMRQYKLKMNAMKCAFGVTAGNFLGFLVHKKGIEVDKDKAKAIIEAQPPTNKQELQQFLGQVNFFKRFISNLSGKTLAFFPLLKLKSQKDFKWKKEHQKAFEFLKQSLVRPPILMPPIIGKPLKLYISAGHQSIGCLLAQDNENGHEQAIYYLSKRLNECEIKYKPIEKLCLTLYFSAIKLRCYMLPSTVHVIAQTDIIKYILTRPILRGKQGKWLLSLIEYDLQYVPQKAVKGQVLADFVANHPNMLMEKDEFEIHMIEMKPWKLSFDGSKTDRGVGAGIVFTFPKGEFLQFSFQLDESRILTNNQAEYEALIIGLEIAKELNIRYLNVMGDSQLVIR from the exons ATGAGCAAAAAGAAGTCTATTCAAATTGAGAaagacacaaaagaaaaagttgtgaTTGTCTTGAGGACTCCTGTAGATGCTTTGGTCAGGCATTTAAAGCCATTATATATTATGGTTCATATCAATGGGCAACCTATTAATAAGGTTTTGATTGATAATGGAGCTATAGTAAACATCTTGCCTTcgaaaatgatgaagattttgaacaaaaatgagTCAGATTTGATCCCAACAGAAGTGACAGTTGGAAATTTTGCAGGAGGATGTTCACCTGCTAAAG GCATTAATAAAGAGGTCGACGGAATGGAAATTTTCTGGGCAGATAAacatccattcaaagcagaTACCAACAACGTGGAGGCAGGTCTATATGATGAAGACTTATGGCCAATCAAGTTTGACGGTTCAGAAGTGAAGTCGATAGGGGTAAGCCTTACTGAAAGCCAATTCCTTAAATACATTACATATGGTTTTAAGGAAATAAGTGGAGATTTTGTTAGACCTAACATGATACTAAGGTTTAGTGGTTCTAAATCAAAG AAATTAGAGGctgatgagcctatttcttgtaattgggcagaCTGTGTAGTAGATGATAGTCCTTTGACTTTTAAGGAATTGACTATGGAAGATCTTGAAGCTGCTCCTGCTAAACTTGATGATTataaagcagaagtaaaagatcCTTTAGAGGATTTTAATGTAGGAACAGAGGAAAATCCTAGAATTCTTCATATATGTGCTGCTTTACCTGATGAAATGAAGGATTGTTTGAAGTACTTGTTGTTTGAATTcaaagattgttttgcttgggaTTATCCTGATATGCCTGGTTTGAACAGATCATTGGTTGAACACAAAATTCCTATTAAAGAGGACTTTGTTCCATATCAACAAATTCCAAGACAGATGACACCTGAAGTtcaaaaagaagtaaagaaagaaatagaacGATTATTTAAGGCCAAATTTATTAGGCCTGTTAAATATGTTGAATggatttcaaatattgttcctgtaattaagaaaaatggtaAG ATATTTATTGCAGAAGAAGATACACACAAAACTGCATTTAGATGTCCAGGATATATTGGATTGTTTGAATGGATTGTTATggcatttggattaaaaaatgcaggGGCGACTTATCGGAGAACAATGAATGTGATTTTTCATGACCTAATTGGAAGgtttatggaagtttacattgatgacatAGTAGTAAAATCACATACATTTGATGAGCATGTAGACTACTTAAGGCAAGTCTTGATGAGGATGAGACaatacaagttgaaaatgaatgcaatgaaatGCGCTTTTGGAGTTACTgctggaaattttttgggatttctgGTTCATAAGAAAGGGATTGAGGTTGATAAAGATAAGGCAAAAGCTATAATAGAAGCACAGCCTccaacaaataaacaagaacTCCAACAGTTTTTGGGACAGGTAAATTTTTTCAAGAGATTTATTTCCAATTTATCTGGAAAAACTCTTGCTTTTTTCCCACTTTTGAAGTTAAAGTCTCAGAAAGATtttaaatggaaaaaagaaCATCAGAAGGCTTTTGAGTTTTTGAAGCAATCATTGGTCAGGCCTCCTATTCTGATGCCACCAATAATTGGAAaacctttaaaattatatatctCAGCAGGACACCAATcgattggttgtcttttggctcaagataatgaaaatggtCATGAACAAGCCATTTATTATCTTAGTAAGAGATTAAATGAATGTGAGATAAAATATAAGCCTATTGAAAAGTTATGCTTAACATTATACTTTTCTGCCATCAAGTTAAGATGTTACATGTTACCGTCGACGGTACATGTAATTGCACAGACAGATATCATTAAATATATCTTAACAAGGCCCATATTAAGAGGCAAACAAGGAAAATGGTTGTTATCTTTAATAGAATATGATTTACAGTACGTGCCTCAAAAAGCAGTAAAAGGGCAAGTTTTAGCTGATTTCGTAGCTAATCATCCTAACATGTTAATGGAAAAGGATGAATTTGAGATACATATGATTGAAATGAAACCATGGAAATTGTCATTCGACGGCTCTAAAACTGACAGAGGGGTTGGAgcaggcatagtttttacattTCCGAAAGGGGAATTTTTACAGTTCTCTTTCCAGTTAGATGAAAGCAGGattttaaccaataatcaagctgagtatgaagctTTGATTATCGGTTTAGAGattgcaaaagaattgaatattaGATATTTAAATGTTATGGGGGACTCACAATTGGTGATTCGATAG